A DNA window from Camelina sativa cultivar DH55 chromosome 17, Cs, whole genome shotgun sequence contains the following coding sequences:
- the LOC104758645 gene encoding lectin-like protein At1g53070 yields the protein MNNQMLCFTSLFIAIFFTSQSTTTTAYNFKFNSFGGNGTGLISFHGDAEYGPNSSGAITLTQDNLPFSHGRAIHISPVTFKPNATSLYPFKTSFTFSITPKTNPAPGHGLAFIVVPANQHDGSGLGYLSLVNRTSNGNPNNHLFAVEFDVFQDKNLGDMNDNHVGIDINSVESVVSAKSGYWVMTRNGWLFKDLKLSSGDRYRAWIEYNNNYKVISVTIGLAHLKKPNRPLIEAKFDLSNVVHEVMYIGFAGSMGRGVQRHEIWDWAFQN from the coding sequence atgaacaacCAAATGCTCTGTTTCACCTCTTTGTTCATAGCTATCTTCTTCACCTCTCAATCCACTACCACCACTGCTtacaatttcaaattcaattccttTGGTGGTAACGGCACCGGTCTAATATCATTTCATGGAGACGCTGAGTATGGTCCGAACAGCTCCGGAGCCATCACATTGACACAAGACAACCTCCCTTTCTCACACGGCCGAGCTATTCACATCAGTCCAGTCACTTTCAAGCCTAACGCTACGTCTCTCTACCCTTTCAAAACCTCTTTCACTTTCTCCATTACTCCTAAAACAAACCCTGCTCCAGGTCATGGCCTCGCCTTCATCGTCGTACCCGCTAACCAACACGACGGTTCCGGTTTAGGTTATCTCAGTCTAGTGAACCGAACCAGCAACGGTAATCCCAATAACCATCTCTTTGCTGTCGAGTTTGATGTCTTTCAGGACAAGAACCTCGGTGACATGAATGACAACCATGTCGGAATCGACATTAATTCGGTTGAGTCGGTGGTTTCGGCCAAATCCGGTTATTGGGTTATGACAAGAAACGGTTGGTTGTTTAAGGATTTGAAGCTGAGTAGTGGAGATAGATACAGGGCTTGGATTGAGTACAACAACAATTACAAAGTCATCTCCGTTACCATTGGTTTGGCGCATTTGAAGAAACCGAACCGGCCTTTGATCGAAGCAAAATTCGACCTTTCCAATGTGGTTCACGAGGTAATGTATATCGGTTTCGCCGGTTCGATGGGACGTGGTGTCCAGCGTCACGAGATTTGGGACTGGGCTTTCCagaactga